The sequence TTCCCGGTTTGGGCGGACCGCTGATGGGGGGTGCGGTCCGCCCAAAAGGGAGGTGTCCGGTTCGTCTAGATGGCCTCGTCGCCGGTTTCGGAGGTGCGGATCCGCACTGCCTCATCGACGGGGTAGACGAATATTTTCCCATCGCCGACGTGTCCGGTGAAGGCGGCGGCTCTTGCGGCCTCTACCACCTCGCGCACCTGCGCATCGTCGATGATTATCTCGATCTTGATCTTGGGGACGAAATCCACCTGATACTCGGCCCCGCGATACACTTCCTTGTGACCGCCCTGTCTTCCAAAGCCCTTGACCTCGGTGACGGTCATGCCCTGAATGCCCAGATCGGTCAGGGCAACCTTGATGTCGTCCAGCTTGAACGTTCGCGTTATGATTTCCACTTTCTTCATGGCGATACTCCTGTCTAGATCTGATACCCGGTTTCGCTGTGCAGGGAAACATCAAGTCCGCGCACTTCGTCTTCTTCGCTCGCCCGAAGTCCCACGACCGCATCGACAACCTTAAAGATGATCAGGGTCATGATGAAGCAGAAGGCCCAGGTGGCCACGACGGAAACGAACTGTATCCAGAGCTGACCGGGGTTGCCGTAAAGCAGGCCCTTGGCGCCTTCGGTGGCGAAGATGCCCGTGGCGAGCGCGCCCCAGGTACCGCCGACGCCGTGGATGCCCACCACGTCCAGCGAATCGTCGTATCCGAACTTGTTCTTGAGCATGATGCCGCCGTAGCAGATCACGCCTGCGCCGAGGCCGATGAGGATGGCGTTCATGGGGTTCACGAAGCCTGCCGCCGGGGTGATGGCGACCAGTCCGGCGACCGCGCCGGAAGCCGCGCCCAGCGTGGTGGGCTTGCCTTCATGCATCCACTCCGCGGCAAGCCATGAGAGCAGCGCGGCGGCAGTGGCCATGTGTGTTGTCACAAATGCGTTTGCAGCATTGCCGTCCGCAGCAAGAGCGGACCCGGCGTTGAAGCCGAACCAGCCGAACCACAGGATACCCGCGCCGAGCACGGTCATGGGAAGGTTGTGAGGAATAAAGGCAGTTTTGCCGTATCCCTTGCGCTTGCCGAGCAGGACAGCACAGGCCAAAGCCGCTGCAGCGGAACTCATGTGCACCACGGCACCGCCGGCGAAGTCCAGCGCGCCCATTTCGCCCATCCAGCCGCCGCCCCACACCCAGTGGCACATGGGGGCGTACACCATCACGATCCACAGCGTGGAAAAGAGCAGGAATCCGGAAAATTTCATGCGTTCGGCAAACGCGCCAGAAATGAGCGCGGGCGTGATGACCGCAAACATGCACTGGAACGCCATGAAGGTCAGGTGCGGCAGGTTGTCCGCCGGTGAACCCTCCGTGGTCATCCCGACGCCGTTGAGGAAGGCGAAGTCGAATCCGCCGATAAGGCCGCCGATGTCACTGCCAAAGGAAAGGGTGTAGCCGACCACCGCCCAGACGATGGACGCCAGCCCCAGGAGCACGAAACTGTGCATGATGGTGGACAGGACGTTTTTGGACCTGACCAGCCCGCCATAGAAAAGTGCCAGACCCGGCGTCATGAACATGACCAGCGCCGAGCAGATGATGATAAAAGCATTGTCCGTTGCGTTCATTGTTTACCTCCGACATGAGGCTTTGCAAAACGCAGGCCAAATATTTACCCCTGAAAACAGTACACTTTTACATAATTGAGAGCTTGGCTCTGCCAAATTTGCAAACAGAAGTGTATTTGATTGCAAAATTGTAATCTAGAGAAAGAGGAGGAGGCTGAGCGACATAACCGCCATCCCGGCGACCACGCCGATGATCGACCAGTGATGTTCACCATATTCCTCGGCGGCCGGCAGAAGCTCGTCAAGGCTGATGTAAACCATGATGCCCGCCACGGAGGCGAAGAGAACGCCGAACAGTGTCGGCGTAAAAAAGGGCATGAGAAGCAGGTAACCGACGATAGCCCCGACAGGCTCCGAGACCCCGGACAGGAAGGAAAGTTTGAAGGCCTTGGCGCGGCTGCCGGTGGCAAAATAGATCGGCACTGACACGGCGATGCCTTCTGGTATGTTATGGATCGCGATGGCGACCGCGATGGCGACCCCGAGAGTCG is a genomic window of Desulfovibrio oxyclinae DSM 11498 containing:
- a CDS encoding P-II family nitrogen regulator, which gives rise to MKKVEIITRTFKLDDIKVALTDLGIQGMTVTEVKGFGRQGGHKEVYRGAEYQVDFVPKIKIEIIIDDAQVREVVEAARAAAFTGHVGDGKIFVYPVDEAVRIRTSETGDEAI
- a CDS encoding ammonium transporter, whose amino-acid sequence is MNATDNAFIIICSALVMFMTPGLALFYGGLVRSKNVLSTIMHSFVLLGLASIVWAVVGYTLSFGSDIGGLIGGFDFAFLNGVGMTTEGSPADNLPHLTFMAFQCMFAVITPALISGAFAERMKFSGFLLFSTLWIVMVYAPMCHWVWGGGWMGEMGALDFAGGAVVHMSSAAAALACAVLLGKRKGYGKTAFIPHNLPMTVLGAGILWFGWFGFNAGSALAADGNAANAFVTTHMATAAALLSWLAAEWMHEGKPTTLGAASGAVAGLVAITPAAGFVNPMNAILIGLGAGVICYGGIMLKNKFGYDDSLDVVGIHGVGGTWGALATGIFATEGAKGLLYGNPGQLWIQFVSVVATWAFCFIMTLIIFKVVDAVVGLRASEEDEVRGLDVSLHSETGYQI